One window from the genome of Acinetobacter sp. LoGeW2-3 encodes:
- the rplW gene encoding 50S ribosomal protein L23, translating into MNNERLYQVLQGPVFSEKAQVLGETAGVQVFKVATDATKLEIKKAVEQLFGVQVVKVNTTITKGKTKRFGKTLGRRSDVKKAYVTLKAGQDVEMADLGDAAESAAE; encoded by the coding sequence ATGAACAACGAACGTTTATATCAAGTCCTGCAAGGACCTGTTTTCTCAGAAAAAGCACAAGTTTTAGGTGAAACTGCTGGTGTTCAAGTTTTCAAGGTTGCTACTGATGCAACTAAACTTGAAATCAAAAAAGCAGTTGAACAATTGTTTGGTGTTCAAGTTGTTAAAGTTAACACTACGATCACTAAAGGTAAAACTAAACGCTTTGGTAAAACATTAGGACGCCGTTCTGATGTTAAAAAAGCATACGTCACCCTGAAAGCTGGCCAAGATGTAGAAATGGCTGACTTGGGCGATGCCGCTGAAAGCGCAGCGGAATAA
- the rplB gene encoding 50S ribosomal protein L2 translates to MPIQKCKPTSPGRRFVEKVVHDHLHKGAPYAPLVEAKKRTGGRNNNGHITTRHVGGGHKQHYRIVDFKRNKDGIPAVVERIEYDPNRSAHIALLKYADGERRYIIAPKGLRAGDSVQSGNDAPIRPGNCLPLRNMPIGSTLHNIELKIGKGAQLVRSAGTSAQLLGRDGSYAIIRLRSGEMRKVHVECRAVLGEVSNSESNLRSLGKAGAARWRGVRPTVRGMAMNPVDHPHGGGEGRSKGIQPVSPWGQKAKGYKTRTNKRTTKMIIRDRRVK, encoded by the coding sequence ATGCCTATTCAAAAATGTAAGCCAACGTCTCCAGGACGTCGCTTTGTAGAGAAAGTGGTTCATGATCACCTTCACAAAGGCGCGCCTTATGCTCCACTAGTTGAAGCTAAAAAACGTACTGGCGGCCGTAATAACAACGGTCACATTACGACTCGTCACGTTGGTGGCGGTCATAAACAACACTACCGTATCGTAGACTTTAAACGTAACAAAGACGGCATCCCAGCTGTAGTTGAGCGTATCGAATACGATCCAAACCGTTCTGCGCACATTGCGTTGTTGAAGTATGCTGACGGTGAACGTCGCTACATCATCGCGCCTAAAGGTTTACGCGCTGGTGATTCAGTACAATCTGGTAACGATGCTCCAATTCGTCCAGGTAACTGTTTACCACTTCGTAACATGCCTATCGGTTCTACTCTTCACAACATCGAGCTTAAAATCGGTAAAGGCGCACAATTAGTACGTTCTGCTGGTACATCTGCTCAATTGTTGGGTCGTGACGGTTCATACGCTATCATCCGTCTTCGTTCAGGTGAAATGCGTAAAGTACACGTTGAATGTCGCGCTGTGTTAGGTGAAGTATCTAACTCAGAAAGCAACCTTCGTTCATTGGGTAAAGCTGGTGCAGCGCGCTGGCGTGGCGTTCGTCCTACCGTTCGTGGTATGGCGATGAACCCGGTAGATCACCCGCACGGTGGTGGTGAAGGTCGTAGCAAAGGTATTCAACCTGTAAGCCCATGGGGTCAAAAAGCTAAAGGGTACAAAACACGTACCAACAAGCGTACGACTAAGATGATTATTCGCGACCGTCGCGTTAAGTAA
- the rpsS gene encoding 30S ribosomal protein S19 encodes MPRSLKKGPFVDAHLFAKVEAAIAANNRKPIKTWSRRSMILPDFVGLTISVHNGRNHVPVIISEHMVGHKLGEFAPTRTYRGHGVDKKSKR; translated from the coding sequence ATGCCTCGTTCTCTGAAAAAAGGCCCATTCGTCGATGCGCACTTGTTCGCTAAGGTTGAAGCGGCTATCGCGGCTAATAACCGTAAGCCGATCAAAACTTGGTCGCGTCGTTCGATGATCCTCCCGGATTTTGTTGGTTTAACAATTTCTGTACACAATGGCCGTAACCATGTTCCAGTGATCATCTCTGAACATATGGTTGGACACAAGCTTGGTGAATTTGCACCGACTCGTACCTACCGTGGTCACGGTGTTGACAAGAAATCTAAACGTTAA
- the rplV gene encoding 50S ribosomal protein L22, whose translation MEVTAKLRGAAISAQKARLVADLIRGKSVAHALNILNFSNKKAAVLVKKALESAIANAEHNNSLDVDDLKVSTIYVDEGMSLKRIMPRAKGRADRITKRTCHITVKVGV comes from the coding sequence ATGGAAGTAACTGCTAAATTACGCGGTGCCGCTATCTCGGCACAGAAAGCTCGTTTGGTTGCAGATCTTATCCGCGGCAAATCTGTTGCGCACGCACTTAACATTTTGAACTTCAGCAACAAAAAAGCTGCAGTACTGGTTAAGAAAGCGTTAGAGTCTGCGATTGCAAACGCTGAACACAATAACAGTTTAGATGTAGACGACCTTAAAGTTTCTACGATCTACGTTGATGAAGGCATGAGCCTGAAACGTATTATGCCACGTGCTAAAGGCCGTGCAGATCGTATTACTAAGCGTACTTGTCACATTACCGTTAAGGTAGGGGTTTGA
- the rplP gene encoding 50S ribosomal protein L16 codes for MLQPKRTKFRKVQKGRNTGLAHRGSAVSFGTIALKSIERGQMTARQIEAARRTISRRIKRGGKIFIRVFPDKPITSKPLEVRMGKGKGSVEYWVCQIKPGKVLYEIDGVNEELAREAFTLAAAKLPFKTTIVTRTVM; via the coding sequence ATGTTGCAACCTAAACGTACTAAATTCCGTAAGGTGCAAAAAGGCCGTAACACTGGTCTAGCTCACCGCGGTAGCGCAGTATCTTTTGGTACTATCGCACTTAAATCAATTGAACGTGGTCAAATGACTGCGCGTCAAATTGAAGCAGCGCGTCGTACAATTAGCCGTCGTATTAAACGTGGTGGTAAAATCTTTATCCGTGTATTCCCGGACAAGCCAATTACTTCTAAACCACTTGAAGTGCGTATGGGTAAAGGTAAAGGTTCTGTGGAATACTGGGTTTGCCAAATCAAACCAGGTAAAGTCTTGTACGAAATTGATGGTGTTAACGAAGAATTGGCTCGCGAAGCGTTTACGCTTGCAGCTGCTAAACTTCCGTTTAAAACCACTATCGTGACTCGGACGGTAATGTAA
- the rpmC gene encoding 50S ribosomal protein L29, with amino-acid sequence MKTKDLREKSVEELTALLDEQQLNQFRLRMAKATGQLGKSHEVQLTRKTIARIKTLLTEKQGNGQ; translated from the coding sequence ATGAAAACTAAAGATCTACGTGAAAAGTCGGTAGAAGAGTTGACAGCTTTGCTTGATGAGCAACAGCTTAACCAATTCCGTCTTCGTATGGCGAAAGCAACTGGTCAATTGGGTAAATCGCACGAAGTGCAATTAACTCGCAAGACTATTGCTCGTATCAAGACCCTCCTTACCGAAAAACAGGGGAACGGACAATGA
- the rpsQ gene encoding 30S ribosomal protein S17, translated as MSEQTVRTLTGKVVSDKMDKSIVVLIERRVQHPLYGKSIRRSTKLHAHDENNTAKTGDVVTIKESRPISKTKSWTLVEVIEAAAE; from the coding sequence ATGAGTGAACAAACAGTCCGCACGTTAACAGGCAAAGTAGTAAGCGACAAAATGGACAAGTCTATTGTTGTGCTTATCGAACGTCGTGTTCAACACCCGTTGTATGGCAAATCAATCCGCCGTTCAACAAAATTACATGCTCATGATGAAAACAACACAGCTAAAACTGGTGATGTTGTAACAATCAAAGAAAGCCGCCCAATTTCTAAAACTAAGTCTTGGACTCTAGTTGAAGTTATTGAAGCAGCTGCTGAGTAA
- the rplN gene encoding 50S ribosomal protein L14, with the protein MIQTETMLDVADNSGARRVQCIKVLGGSHRRYASVGDIIKVTVKEAIPRARVKKGDVMNAVVVRTKFGIRRPDGSVIRFDDNAAVILNNNKAPIATRIFGPVTRELRTEQFMKIISLAPEVL; encoded by the coding sequence ATGATTCAGACCGAAACTATGCTCGACGTAGCAGACAACAGTGGTGCACGCCGCGTACAATGTATTAAAGTACTTGGTGGCTCACATCGTCGTTATGCTTCTGTTGGCGACATTATTAAAGTTACTGTAAAAGAAGCAATTCCACGCGCACGTGTTAAAAAAGGTGACGTGATGAATGCAGTAGTTGTTCGTACTAAATTCGGCATCCGTCGTCCAGACGGTTCAGTGATTCGTTTTGACGATAACGCTGCTGTTATTTTGAACAACAACAAAGCGCCGATTGCAACTCGTATTTTTGGACCAGTGACTCGTGAACTTCGTACTGAACAGTTCATGAAAATCATTTCATTGGCTCCTGAAGTTCTATAA
- the rplX gene encoding 50S ribosomal protein L24, whose translation MAKIKKGDQVIVIAGKEKGKQGTVLSVSNDQVKVEGLNLVKKHQKPNRATGAEGGIVTQEASLHISNVALFNATTQKADRVGYQVIDGVKTRVYKSNGESVAVAK comes from the coding sequence ATGGCTAAGATTAAAAAAGGCGATCAAGTAATTGTGATCGCAGGTAAAGAAAAAGGCAAACAGGGTACTGTATTGTCTGTTTCAAATGACCAAGTGAAGGTAGAAGGTCTTAACCTAGTTAAGAAACATCAGAAGCCTAACCGAGCTACTGGCGCTGAAGGCGGCATCGTAACTCAAGAAGCTTCTCTTCACATCTCAAACGTGGCACTTTTTAATGCTACAACCCAAAAGGCTGACCGTGTTGGTTACCAAGTGATTGACGGCGTGAAAACTCGCGTTTATAAATCAAATGGTGAATCAGTGGCGGTAGCGAAGTAA
- the rplE gene encoding 50S ribosomal protein L5 translates to MARLKARYNDELKAQLQEQLGVKNVMEIPRITKITINMGVGAASADKKLLDGALSDMQAIAGQKPVLTLARKSIAGFKIRDGWPIGCKVTLRGERMYEFLDRLISIAIPRIRDFRGFSAKSFDGRGNYSMGLKEQIMFPEIDFDKIDRIRGMDITITTTARTDDEGRALMRAFGFPFK, encoded by the coding sequence ATGGCCAGACTTAAAGCACGTTACAACGACGAACTTAAAGCTCAATTACAAGAACAATTGGGTGTTAAGAATGTGATGGAGATCCCTCGCATCACTAAAATCACTATCAACATGGGTGTTGGTGCAGCTTCTGCTGACAAAAAACTCCTTGATGGTGCTCTTTCTGATATGCAAGCTATCGCTGGTCAAAAACCAGTACTTACGTTAGCTCGTAAATCTATCGCTGGTTTCAAAATCCGTGATGGTTGGCCGATTGGTTGTAAAGTTACTTTACGCGGCGAACGCATGTACGAATTCTTAGACCGTTTGATCTCTATTGCGATTCCTCGTATCCGTGACTTCCGTGGTTTCTCAGCGAAATCATTTGATGGTCGTGGTAACTACTCAATGGGTCTTAAAGAACAGATCATGTTCCCTGAGATCGATTTTGACAAGATTGACCGTATTCGTGGTATGGACATTACCATCACTACGACTGCTCGCACCGATGACGAAGGCCGTGCGCTAATGCGTGCATTCGGCTTCCCGTTCAAATAA
- the rpsN gene encoding 30S ribosomal protein S14: MAKKGMINRELKREATVAKYAAKRAELKAVIANVNASDEERFEAMMKLQALPRNASPVRLRNRCGLTGRPHGYFRKFGLSRNMVREKVMQGDVPGVVKASW; this comes from the coding sequence ATGGCTAAGAAAGGTATGATTAATCGCGAATTGAAACGCGAAGCTACTGTTGCTAAATACGCTGCAAAACGTGCTGAATTAAAAGCTGTTATTGCAAACGTAAATGCGTCAGACGAAGAACGTTTCGAAGCGATGATGAAATTACAAGCATTACCACGTAATGCATCTCCAGTACGTCTACGTAACCGTTGTGGTTTAACTGGTCGTCCTCATGGTTACTTCCGCAAGTTCGGCTTAAGCCGTAACATGGTACGCGAAAAAGTAATGCAAGGTGATGTACCTGGCGTTGTTAAGGCAAGCTGGTAA
- the rpsH gene encoding 30S ribosomal protein S8: protein MSMQDTVADMLTRVRNAQMAKKQTVSMPNSKLKVAIANVLQQEGYISNVEVADVEGKATLTITLKYFEGKPVIETVKRVSRPGLRQYRGKDALPSVKQGLGIAIVSTSKGIMTDRAARAAGVGGEVIAFVS, encoded by the coding sequence ATGAGTATGCAAGATACCGTTGCCGACATGCTAACACGTGTTCGTAACGCACAAATGGCGAAGAAACAAACTGTTTCTATGCCTAATTCTAAGTTGAAGGTTGCTATTGCAAACGTTCTTCAACAAGAAGGTTACATTTCAAACGTAGAAGTTGCTGATGTTGAAGGCAAAGCAACTTTAACTATTACGTTAAAATATTTTGAAGGCAAACCAGTTATCGAAACTGTGAAACGCGTAAGCCGTCCAGGTCTACGTCAGTATCGCGGTAAAGATGCACTTCCGAGCGTTAAGCAAGGTTTAGGTATTGCAATTGTTTCTACAAGCAAAGGCATCATGACTGATCGCGCTGCACGTGCTGCAGGCGTTGGTGGTGAAGTTATTGCTTTTGTTTCTTAA
- the rplF gene encoding 50S ribosomal protein L6: MSRVAKAPVTVPNGVAVTQNGRQVEVKGTKGTLSFNLHALVELKQEDGTLVIAPKAESKDAWMQAGTARAVLNNLVKGVSEGFERKLQLIGVGYKAAVKGNIVNLNLGFSHPIDYNLPEGVTAETPTATEIVLKSADKAKLGQVAAEIRGYRPPEPYKGKGVRYSDEVVLRKEAKKK; the protein is encoded by the coding sequence ATGTCTCGTGTGGCTAAAGCCCCAGTAACTGTACCTAACGGTGTAGCAGTTACTCAGAACGGCCGGCAGGTCGAAGTGAAAGGCACTAAAGGTACATTGTCTTTCAACCTGCATGCGCTGGTCGAGCTAAAACAGGAAGACGGTACTCTAGTTATTGCTCCTAAAGCTGAGTCGAAAGACGCTTGGATGCAAGCTGGTACTGCTCGCGCTGTGCTTAACAACCTTGTTAAAGGTGTTAGCGAAGGTTTCGAACGTAAGTTGCAACTTATCGGTGTTGGTTATAAAGCTGCGGTTAAAGGTAACATTGTTAACCTTAACCTTGGTTTCTCTCACCCGATCGATTACAACCTTCCTGAAGGTGTAACTGCAGAAACTCCTACAGCGACTGAAATCGTACTTAAATCTGCTGATAAAGCAAAATTAGGTCAAGTTGCTGCGGAAATCCGTGGTTACCGTCCACCAGAGCCGTATAAAGGTAAAGGTGTTCGTTATTCTGACGAAGTTGTACTTCGTAAAGAAGCTAAGAAGAAATAA
- the rplR gene encoding 50S ribosomal protein L18 — MNEKKQSRLRRAKSTRLHIRALGATRLCVNRTPRHIYAQVISADGGKVLAQASTLDATLRAGTTGNVEAAQKVGALIAERAKAAGVTKVAFDRSGFKYHGRIKALADAARENGLEF, encoded by the coding sequence ATGAACGAAAAGAAACAATCCCGTTTGCGTCGTGCGAAAAGCACACGCTTGCACATCCGTGCATTGGGTGCGACTCGTTTGTGTGTAAACCGCACTCCGCGTCACATCTATGCTCAAGTTATCTCAGCAGATGGTGGCAAAGTATTAGCGCAAGCTTCTACTCTAGACGCTACTCTACGTGCTGGTACAACTGGTAATGTTGAAGCAGCTCAAAAAGTAGGTGCTTTAATCGCAGAACGCGCTAAAGCAGCTGGTGTAACTAAAGTTGCATTTGACCGTTCTGGTTTCAAATATCATGGTCGTATCAAAGCCTTGGCTGATGCTGCTCGTGAAAACGGCTTGGAGTTCTAA
- the rpsE gene encoding 30S ribosomal protein S5, whose product MAKVEQNEGLVEKLVAVDRVAKVVKGGRIFSFTALTVVGDGNGRVGFGRGKAREVPAAISKALEAARRNMITVDLAGTTLQHPVNARHGASRVYMQPASEGTGVIAGGAMRAVLEAAGVHNVLAKCYGSTNAANVVNATFKGLRDMTSPEKVAAKRGLSVEQIQG is encoded by the coding sequence ATGGCTAAAGTTGAACAAAACGAAGGTCTTGTTGAAAAGCTGGTTGCCGTTGATCGTGTAGCCAAAGTTGTTAAGGGTGGTCGTATCTTCTCTTTCACAGCATTAACTGTGGTAGGTGATGGTAATGGTCGCGTAGGTTTTGGTCGTGGTAAAGCACGTGAAGTTCCAGCTGCTATCTCTAAAGCACTTGAAGCTGCTCGTCGCAACATGATCACTGTAGATCTTGCTGGTACGACTTTACAACACCCTGTGAATGCTCGTCACGGTGCAAGCCGTGTTTACATGCAGCCTGCTTCTGAAGGTACTGGCGTAATCGCTGGTGGCGCTATGCGTGCCGTTCTTGAAGCTGCTGGTGTACACAACGTACTTGCTAAATGTTACGGTTCTACTAACGCTGCCAACGTAGTTAACGCGACATTCAAAGGTCTGCGTGACATGACTTCTCCTGAGAAAGTTGCTGCGAAACGTGGTCTTTCAGTAGAACAAATTCAAGGGTAA
- the rpmD gene encoding 50S ribosomal protein L30: MKTIKVTQTKSASHRLKNHKLSLKGLGLRRIGHTVEVLDTPSNRGMINQVYYMVSVEE; the protein is encoded by the coding sequence ATGAAAACGATTAAAGTTACCCAGACTAAATCTGCATCGCACCGCTTGAAAAATCACAAGCTGAGCCTTAAAGGTTTAGGTCTGCGTCGTATTGGTCATACTGTTGAAGTGTTAGACACTCCATCTAACCGTGGTATGATCAACCAAGTCTACTATATGGTTAGTGTAGAGGAATAA
- the rplO gene encoding 50S ribosomal protein L15 → MTLRLNTIAPAEGAKRDNLRLGRGIGSGVGKTGGRGVKGQNSRKSGGTRPGFEGGQTALYRRLPKFGFTSQQALKTAEVRLSELAKVEGDIVSLETLKAANVVRKDMTRARIVLSGEITRAFTIQGVVLTKGAKAAVEAAGGKVEE, encoded by the coding sequence ATGACTCTGCGTTTAAATACTATTGCACCTGCAGAAGGTGCTAAGCGTGACAACCTTCGTCTAGGCCGTGGTATCGGTTCTGGCGTTGGTAAGACTGGTGGCCGTGGTGTCAAAGGTCAAAACTCACGTAAGAGCGGTGGTACTCGTCCAGGCTTCGAAGGCGGTCAAACAGCGTTATATCGTCGTTTACCTAAATTCGGTTTCACTAGCCAACAGGCTTTGAAAACTGCTGAAGTACGTTTATCTGAGCTTGCTAAAGTTGAAGGCGACATCGTGTCTCTAGAAACTTTAAAAGCTGCGAACGTTGTACGTAAAGACATGACTCGTGCACGTATCGTACTTTCTGGTGAAATTACTCGCGCATTCACTATTCAAGGTGTTGTGTTGACTAAAGGCGCTAAAGCTGCTGTTGAAGCTGCTGGCGGTAAAGTCGAGGAGTAA
- the secY gene encoding preprotein translocase subunit SecY, translating to MKGQPFHVKYREIIRRMMFLIGALLVFRLGAHIPVPGINNAALENLFNANQGTILGLFNMFSGGALERMSILALGIMPYISASIIVQLMSTVVPSLEALKKEGEQGKRKINQYTRQGTLFLAFVQAVGMCAGLISQGITLTAGLAFYVPAVTSLVAGTMFLMWLGEQITERGVGNGISMIIFAGIVAGLPTLVMQSLTSVDNGQSSLMGLAIFALLSIAVLAAIVFIEKAQRRIPVNYAQKQQGRRVFTAQQTHLPLKINMAGVIPAIFASSLLLFPASLGQWVGSADPDAGIIKRSLQDLALVLSPGQPLYLVLFGALIIFFCYFYTALVFSPKEVSENLKRSGAYVPGIRPGEQTARYLDHILNRLTFIGAIYITVICLMPMILQSSFGIPFSLGGTSLLIVVVVVMDFMAQLQAHLTSHQYDNQTLMRKTTAHPKG from the coding sequence ATGAAAGGCCAACCATTTCATGTGAAATACCGTGAAATTATTCGTCGAATGATGTTTCTCATTGGTGCGTTGTTGGTGTTTCGACTGGGAGCACATATTCCAGTACCGGGCATTAACAATGCTGCGCTGGAGAATCTGTTTAATGCAAACCAAGGTACAATCCTTGGTTTGTTTAACATGTTCTCTGGTGGTGCATTGGAGCGAATGTCTATTCTTGCTCTTGGGATCATGCCATACATTTCTGCATCGATTATTGTGCAGCTGATGTCAACAGTCGTTCCGTCGCTGGAAGCTTTGAAAAAAGAAGGCGAGCAAGGCAAACGTAAAATAAATCAATACACACGACAGGGCACACTGTTCCTTGCATTTGTGCAAGCGGTCGGTATGTGCGCGGGCTTGATCAGTCAAGGAATTACTCTGACTGCTGGTCTGGCTTTTTATGTTCCTGCGGTAACCTCACTGGTTGCGGGGACCATGTTCCTGATGTGGTTGGGTGAACAGATTACCGAGCGTGGGGTGGGGAATGGTATTTCCATGATCATCTTCGCAGGTATTGTTGCAGGTCTGCCTACTTTGGTAATGCAGTCTCTGACTTCTGTCGATAATGGTCAGTCCAGCTTAATGGGTCTGGCAATATTTGCATTGTTATCCATCGCCGTGCTTGCAGCAATTGTGTTTATCGAGAAGGCGCAACGTCGTATTCCGGTGAACTATGCTCAGAAGCAGCAGGGTCGTCGCGTATTTACTGCACAGCAGACACATTTGCCACTTAAAATTAATATGGCCGGTGTGATTCCTGCAATTTTTGCAAGTTCATTGCTTTTGTTCCCTGCGAGCTTAGGTCAGTGGGTTGGTAGTGCAGATCCTGATGCAGGAATTATCAAGCGTAGTCTACAAGATTTGGCATTAGTTTTGTCGCCTGGTCAGCCGTTGTATTTGGTGCTCTTTGGTGCGTTAATTATCTTTTTCTGTTACTTCTACACTGCGCTAGTATTTAGCCCGAAAGAAGTGTCAGAAAACTTGAAACGCAGCGGAGCTTACGTGCCTGGTATTCGTCCAGGTGAGCAAACTGCTCGTTACTTAGATCATATTCTCAATCGTTTGACCTTTATTGGCGCGATTTACATCACTGTCATCTGTTTAATGCCGATGATCTTGCAAAGCTCTTTTGGTATTCCATTTAGCTTGGGCGGAACATCGTTGCTGATCGTGGTAGTGGTGGTGATGGACTTTATGGCTCAGCTACAAGCACATCTCACTTCGCACCAGTATGACAATCAAACATTAATGAGAAAAACGACTGCTCATCCTAAGGGATAG
- the rpmJ gene encoding 50S ribosomal protein L36 — protein sequence MKVQASVKKICGSCKVIRRNGVIRVICSAEPRHKQRQG from the coding sequence ATGAAAGTACAAGCTTCTGTAAAGAAAATTTGTGGTAGCTGTAAAGTTATCCGTCGTAATGGGGTTATCCGCGTAATTTGTAGCGCAGAACCTCGTCATAAGCAGCGTCAAGGTTAA
- the rpsM gene encoding 30S ribosomal protein S13 — MARIAGVNIPDNKHAVISLTYIFGIGRHTSKAILAAAGIAPTTKIRELDDAQLDAIRAEVAKVPTEGDLRREISMNIKRLMDLGCYRGLRHRRSLPVRGQRTKTNARTRKGPRKPIKK; from the coding sequence ATGGCTCGTATTGCCGGTGTAAACATTCCGGATAACAAGCATGCTGTTATCTCTCTAACGTATATCTTTGGTATTGGTCGCCATACTTCAAAAGCTATCTTAGCTGCTGCAGGTATCGCTCCGACTACTAAGATTCGTGAATTAGATGACGCTCAGCTTGATGCGATTCGTGCAGAAGTTGCTAAGGTTCCGACCGAAGGTGATTTACGTCGCGAAATTTCCATGAACATCAAACGTTTAATGGATTTAGGCTGCTACCGCGGTCTTCGTCATCGTCGCAGCTTGCCTGTCCGCGGTCAACGCACCAAAACTAACGCACGTACCCGTAAAGGTCCGCGCAAACCAATTAAGAAATAA
- the rpsK gene encoding 30S ribosomal protein S11 produces MAKDTRTRKKVTRTVSEGVAHIHASFNNTIVTITDRQGNALAWATSGGQGFRGSRKSTPFAAQVAAEVAGKAALDYGLKNLDVLVKGPGPGRESAVRALGAVGYKINSITDVTPIPHNGCRPPKKRRV; encoded by the coding sequence ATGGCTAAAGATACTCGCACACGCAAGAAGGTCACTCGTACCGTCTCTGAAGGTGTTGCACACATTCACGCTTCTTTTAATAACACCATTGTGACTATTACCGATCGTCAAGGTAATGCACTGGCTTGGGCCACTTCAGGTGGACAAGGCTTCCGTGGATCACGTAAATCAACTCCGTTTGCTGCTCAGGTAGCTGCTGAAGTTGCTGGTAAAGCTGCTTTGGATTACGGTTTGAAAAACTTGGATGTCCTTGTTAAAGGTCCTGGTCCAGGTCGTGAATCTGCGGTTCGTGCTTTAGGTGCAGTGGGTTATAAAATTAATAGCATTACCGATGTGACTCCAATTCCTCACAACGGTTGCCGTCCACCTAAAAAACGTCGCGTCTAA